A genomic region of Thunnus albacares chromosome 2, fThuAlb1.1, whole genome shotgun sequence contains the following coding sequences:
- the LOC122970743 gene encoding hydroxycarboxylic acid receptor 3-like: MFPFKECRQSSRGVNFFICSQRGITDLKMPCDFNGTLLSSVLPPLLITEFVLGVLGNGLALWIFCFHLKPWKSSTVLFFNLAMADFLLSLALPFRASYYISGIKWMFGDPFCNFCLFMLAMNRSGSAFFLMAIALDRYMRVVHPHHPINYLSVSKAVCGAVALWLLTVSMTAHVFTLEHNNTDKCESFMIKAAPDYSLTWHKFAFLFSFYMPLLVMVFCTVRIIVHLRGRQLAQNPKIKKALCAITVVLVLFIICFLPSNIVQLLIWIKTEKEAKTLLKSEICPKMEYLTSAFYITISMTYLNTVLDPVVYYFSSSVFKNFCRKALHLPQSAVAESTERKTRETGSQSLSQL; encoded by the coding sequence atgttCCCCTTTAAAGAATGCAGGCAGTCCTCAAGGGGGGTTAATTTCTTCATCTGCAGCCAGAGAGGTATCACGGATCTCAAGATGCCATGCGACTTCAATGGAACTCTGCTGAGCAGCGTGCTCCCTCCTCTGTTGATAACAGAGTTTGTTCTTGGAGTCCTTGGCAATGGTTTGGCTCTCTGGATCTTCTGCTTCCACCTGAAGCCCTGGAAGAGCAGCACGGTGTTATTCTTCAACCTGGCGATGGCTGACTTTCTGCTCAGTTTGGCTTTGCCTTTCCGTGCCAGCTACTACATCTCTGGGATCAAGTGGATGTTTGGAGACCCTTTCTGCAACTTCTGCCTCTTCATGTTGGCAATGAACCGCAGTGGAAGTGCCTTCTTCTTGATGGCTATCGCTCTGGACAGGTACATGCGTGTGGTGCATCCTCATCATCCCATCAACTACTTGAGTGTCTCCAAAGCTGTATGCGGAGCAGTTGCACTGTGGTTGCTCACCGTTTCTATGACTGCTCATGTCTTCACTTTggaacacaacaacacagataaGTGTGAGAGCTTCATGATTAAGGCTGCACCTGACTACAGTCTCACCTGGCATAaatttgcatttctgttttccttctATATGCCTCTGCTTGTGATGGTCTTCTGCACAGTGCGCATTATTGTCCATCTGAGAGGGAGACAGCTGGCACAGAATCCAAAGATCAAGAAGGCTCTGTGCGCCATCACAGTGGTGTTGGTACTCTTTATTATTTGCTTCCTCCCAAGCAACATCGTACAGCTGCTGATTTGGATCAAGACTGAAAAGGAAGCCAAGACCCTCCTTAAATCTGAAATCTGTCCAAAAATGGAGTACCTGACCTCCGCATTTTACATCACCATCAGCATGACCTATCTCAACACCGTGTTGGATCCTGTGGTCTACTACTTCTCCAGCTCTGTCTTCAAGAACTTCTGCAGGAAAGCTCTTCATCTGCCCCAATCAGCTGTTGCTGAaagcacagagaggaaaacccGAGAAACAGGCTCCCAGTCACTCAGCCAGCTTTGA
- the LOC122970760 gene encoding hydroxycarboxylic acid receptor 3-like, with amino-acid sequence MPCNFNGTLLSSVLPPLLITEFVLGVLGNGLALWIFCFHLKPWKSSTVLLFNLAMADFLLSLTLPFHASYYISGIKLMFGDPFCNFCHFMLAMNRSGSPFFLMAIALDRYMRVVHPHHPINYLSVSKAVCGAVALWLLTISMTAHVFTLEHNNTDKCESFVIKAASDYSLTWYKFAFLFSFYMPLLVMVFCTVRIIVHLRGRQLGQNPKIKKALCFVTVVLVLFIICFLPSNIVQLLIWIKTQQVIKTHPESEICPKMEYLTSAFYITISMIHLNTVLDPVVYYFSSSVFKNFCRKALHLPKSAVAESTERKTRETGSQSLSQL; translated from the coding sequence ATGCCATGCAACTTCAATGGAACTCTGCTGAGCAGCGTGCTCCCTCCTCTGTTGATAACAGAGTTTGTTCTTGGAGTCCTTGGCAATGGTTTGGCTCTCTGGATCTTCTGCTTCCACCTGAAGCCCTGGAAGAGCAGCACGGTGTTACTCTTCAACCTGGCGATGGCTGACTTTCTGCTCAGTTTGACTTTGCCTTTCCATGCCAGCTACTACATCTCTGGGATCAAGTTGATGTTTGGAGACCCTTTCTGCAACTTCTGCCACTTCATGTTGGCAATGAACCGCAGTGGAAGTCCCTTCTTCTTGATGGCTATCGCTCTGGACAGGTACATGCGTGTGGTGCATCCTCATCATCCCATCAACTACTTGAGTGTCTCCAAAGCTGTATGCGGAGCAGTTGCACTGTGGTTGCTCACCATTTCTATGACTGCTCATGTCTTCACTTTGGAACACAACAACACGGATAAGTGTGAGAGCTTCGTGATTAAGGCTGCATCTGACTACAGTCTCACCTGGTATAAATTTGCGTTTCTGTTTTCCTTCTATATGCCTCTGCTTGTGATGGTCTTCTGCACAGTGCGCATTATTGTCCATCTGAGAGGGAGACAGCTGGGGCAGAATCCAAAGATCAAGAAGGCTCTGTGCTTCGTCACAGTGGTGTTGGTACTCTTTATTATTTGCTTCCTCCCAAGCAACATCGTACAGCTTCTGATTTGGATCAAGACCCAACAGGTAATCAAGACCCACCCTGAATCTGAAATCTGTCCAAAAATGGAGTACCTGACCTCCGCATTTTACATCACCATCAGCATGATCCATCTCAACACCGTGTTGGATCCTGTGGTCTACTACTTCTCCAGCTCTGTCTTCAAGAACTTCTGCAGGAAAGCTCTTCATCTGCCCAAATCAGCTGTTGCTGAAagtacagagaggaaaaccCGAGAAACAGGCTCCCAGTCGCTCAGCCAGCTTTGA